A single region of the Neomonachus schauinslandi chromosome 3, ASM220157v2, whole genome shotgun sequence genome encodes:
- the RPL21 gene encoding 60S ribosomal protein L21 — protein MTNTKGKRRGTRYMFSRPFRKHGVVPLATYMRIYKKGDIVDIKGMGTVQKGMPHKCYHGKTGRVYNVTQHAVGIVVNKQVKGKILAKRINVRIEHIKHSKSRDSFLKRVKENDQKKKEAKEKGTWVQLKRQPAPPREAHFVRTNGKEPELLEPIPYEFMA, from the exons atgaccaacacaaagggaaagaggagaggtacTCGCTATATGTTCTCTAGACCTTTCAGAAAACATG GAGTTGTTCCTTTGGCCACATACATGCGAATCTATAAAAAAGGTGATATTGTGGACATCAAG GGAATGGGCACTGTTCAAAAAGGAATGCCCCACAAATGTTACCATGGCAAAACTGGAAGAGTCTACAATGTTACTCAGCATGCTGTTGGCATTGTTGTAAACAAACAAGTTAA GGGCAagattcttgccaagagaatTAATGTACGCATTGAGCATATTAAACACTCAAAGAGCCGAGACAGCTTCCTGAAGCGTGTGAAGGAAAATgaccagaaaaagaaggaagccaaagagaaaggtacTTGGGTTCAACTGAAGCGCCAG cctgcCCCACCCAGAGAAGCACACTTTGTGAGAACTAATGGAAAGGAGCCCGAACTGCTGGAACCCATTCCCTATGAATTCATGGcatga